From a region of the Bradyrhizobium sp. KBS0727 genome:
- a CDS encoding UbiH/UbiF family hydroxylase yields the protein MNDTSQIYDTVVIGGGPAGLTAAIALAGTGAKTALLARRAPYADNRTTALLGASADLLERLAVWPRCRDKAAALQTMRLVDDTGRLIRAPEVRFSSDEIGLEQFGYNIDNRSLISALEERAAELANLTRYDDEAVTIEPHHAEVSIRTSRGQALTARLVVGADGRQSPSRAAAGIEIKRRDLHQSALTFNIAHSHPHKNISTEFHTPQGPCVFVPLPGNRCSVVWVSATKEAERLMSLGDDELSDAAEKQSHSILGRVQVEAGRNVFPLAIESPRQFASHRVALVGESAHVVPPIGAQGLNMGLRDAADIADIAGNAMSRGEDPGSPQVLARYQSARRADVASRTIAIDIANRSLLSDFLAVQSLRAAGMHLLGAFGPLRRLAMREGLAPSWKRVS from the coding sequence ATGAACGATACATCGCAGATTTATGACACCGTTGTGATCGGCGGAGGCCCGGCGGGATTGACCGCGGCCATTGCGCTGGCCGGGACCGGCGCCAAAACGGCCCTGCTCGCCCGCCGCGCGCCCTATGCCGACAATCGCACCACGGCGCTGCTCGGCGCGTCCGCCGACCTGCTCGAACGCCTCGCGGTCTGGCCGCGCTGCCGCGACAAGGCCGCCGCCCTGCAGACCATGCGTCTCGTCGACGATACCGGCCGGCTGATCCGTGCGCCGGAGGTGCGGTTTTCCTCCGATGAAATCGGGCTCGAGCAGTTCGGCTACAACATCGACAACCGCTCGCTGATATCGGCACTCGAGGAACGCGCCGCCGAATTGGCCAACCTGACGCGCTACGACGACGAGGCCGTCACCATCGAGCCGCACCATGCAGAAGTGTCGATCCGGACCAGCCGGGGTCAGGCTCTGACAGCACGGCTGGTGGTCGGCGCCGACGGGCGGCAGTCGCCTTCCCGCGCCGCCGCCGGGATCGAGATCAAGCGGCGCGATCTGCATCAATCGGCGCTGACCTTCAACATCGCCCATTCGCATCCCCACAAGAACATCTCCACCGAGTTCCACACGCCACAGGGCCCGTGCGTGTTCGTGCCCCTGCCCGGCAACCGCTGCAGCGTGGTGTGGGTTTCGGCTACGAAGGAAGCCGAACGGCTGATGTCGCTTGGCGACGACGAACTGTCGGACGCCGCCGAGAAGCAATCGCACTCGATTCTCGGCCGCGTCCAGGTCGAGGCCGGGCGGAATGTCTTCCCGCTGGCGATCGAGAGCCCGAGGCAATTCGCCAGCCATCGGGTCGCACTGGTCGGTGAATCCGCCCATGTGGTGCCGCCGATCGGCGCACAAGGCCTCAACATGGGACTGCGCGACGCCGCCGATATTGCCGACATCGCAGGAAACGCGATGTCGCGGGGCGAAGACCCCGGTTCGCCGCAGGTTTTGGCGCGCTACCAATCAGCCCGGCGCGCCGACGTCGCCAGCCGCACGATCGCGATCGACATCGCCAACCGCTCGCTGCTCAGCGATTTCCTGGCCGTGCAGTCGCTGCGCGCGGCTGGCATGCATTTGCTCGGCGCGTTCGGCCCGCTGCGGCGGCTTGCGATGCGCGAAGGGCTTGCGCCCTCCTGGAAGCGCGTAAGCTAG
- the pcsA gene encoding phosphatidylcholine synthase: MDQTTQPLSAPGSARMRLAAFGVHILTAIGAGLALIAMLEAVREHWANMFGWLGVALIVDAIDGPIARKLDVERLQPNWSGEVLDLVVDFVTYVFVPAYAITASGLLLPLAAPLLGIGIVVSGALYFADKRMKVSDNHFRGFPALWNAAAFYLFLLHWPPALSSLGIAVLIVLTFAPFHVLHPVRVVRLRWLTLWLLAVWAGLAIYTLACDFNVGVPIVAGLCFIAAYIVGSDAVIRRIKAFKA, encoded by the coding sequence ATGGACCAGACAACCCAGCCACTCTCAGCCCCGGGATCGGCCCGGATGCGTCTCGCCGCATTTGGGGTGCATATCTTGACGGCGATCGGCGCCGGCCTGGCGCTGATCGCGATGCTGGAAGCCGTGCGGGAGCACTGGGCCAACATGTTCGGCTGGCTCGGCGTGGCGCTGATCGTCGACGCCATCGACGGGCCGATCGCGCGGAAGCTCGATGTCGAGCGATTGCAGCCGAACTGGTCGGGCGAGGTGCTCGACCTCGTCGTCGATTTCGTCACCTACGTCTTCGTTCCGGCCTATGCGATTACGGCGAGCGGATTGCTGCTTCCGCTGGCGGCGCCGCTGCTCGGTATCGGCATCGTGGTGTCGGGCGCGCTGTATTTCGCGGACAAGCGCATGAAGGTATCCGACAATCATTTTCGCGGCTTTCCGGCGCTGTGGAACGCGGCGGCGTTCTATCTGTTCCTGCTGCATTGGCCGCCGGCGCTCTCCAGCCTCGGCATCGCGGTGCTGATCGTGCTGACGTTTGCGCCGTTTCACGTGTTGCATCCGGTCCGTGTCGTGCGGCTGCGCTGGCTGACGCTGTGGCTGCTGGCGGTGTGGGCTGGGCTCGCGATCTACACGCTTGCCTGCGATTTCAATGTCGGCGTTCCCATCGTCGCCGGGCTCTGTTTCATCGCCGCCTATATCGTCGGCAGCGACGCCGTCATCCGGCGAATAAAGGCATTCAAGGCATGA
- a CDS encoding TerC family protein, whose protein sequence is MMELLTSAEAWAALLTLTALEIVLGIDNVIFLSVIVSRIPPTQAKRARQIGLLLALVFRIILLSLLVWLIGLTQPVLTVKNVALSWRDIILVGGGLFLIAKATHEIHAEVEARDAEADAAPRASAFFWVIVQIIVIDMVFSLDSIITAIGMAQDLEIMIAAVVIACVIMYVSSGPVARFVAEHPTTKMLALAFLVLIGVALVADGFKFHIPRGYIYFAIVFSAAVEMFNVLAKRNRR, encoded by the coding sequence ATGATGGAATTACTGACCAGCGCGGAAGCGTGGGCGGCGTTGCTGACCTTGACGGCGCTGGAAATCGTGCTCGGCATCGACAACGTCATCTTCCTGTCGGTAATCGTCTCGCGGATTCCGCCCACGCAGGCCAAGCGCGCCCGGCAGATCGGCCTGCTGCTGGCGCTGGTGTTCCGCATCATCCTGCTCAGCCTGCTGGTCTGGCTGATCGGGCTGACCCAGCCGGTTCTGACCGTGAAGAACGTCGCGCTGTCGTGGCGCGACATCATCCTGGTCGGCGGCGGACTGTTCCTGATCGCGAAGGCGACGCATGAAATTCATGCCGAGGTCGAGGCGCGCGACGCCGAAGCCGACGCGGCGCCGAGAGCCAGCGCCTTCTTCTGGGTGATCGTCCAGATCATCGTCATCGATATGGTGTTCTCGCTGGACTCGATCATCACCGCGATCGGCATGGCGCAGGATCTCGAAATCATGATCGCCGCCGTCGTGATCGCCTGCGTCATAATGTATGTTTCGTCCGGCCCGGTAGCGCGGTTCGTGGCTGAACATCCGACCACCAAGATGCTGGCGCTGGCGTTTCTGGTGCTGATCGGCGTGGCGCTGGTCGCTGATGGATTCAAGTTCCACATTCCGCGCGGCTACATCTACTTCGCCATCGTGTTCTCAGCGGCCGTCGAAATGTTCAATGTGCTCGCCAAGCGCAACCGCAGGTAG
- a CDS encoding quinone oxidoreductase — protein sequence MTKAVRVHKVGGPEALVYEDVEVAAPGPGEVRIRQHAVGLNFIDVYFRTGLYKAPCLPFIAGNEAAGEVVAVGPGVTNFHPGDRVAYYFNLGGYASERVIPADKLVKLPDHITYEQGAVLMLKGLTVWYLLHKTFKVEPGHRVLIHAAAGGIGLLACQWARAMGAHVIGTVGSRAKADLALANGCDHVILYNEENFVERVKQISRNELCDVVYDGVGKTTFPGSLSCLRPRGLFVSFGNASGPVPPFALAELNNHGSLFATRPKLNDYVGTRKELLEGADTLFAAVINGKLHVPINQAYALKDAAKAHIELESRATTGAAILRP from the coding sequence ATGACCAAGGCCGTGCGCGTGCACAAGGTAGGGGGCCCGGAAGCGCTGGTGTACGAGGACGTGGAAGTCGCCGCGCCGGGACCGGGCGAGGTTCGGATCCGCCAGCACGCCGTCGGCCTCAACTTCATCGACGTCTATTTTCGCACCGGCCTCTACAAGGCGCCGTGCCTGCCTTTCATCGCCGGCAATGAAGCCGCCGGCGAGGTGGTGGCGGTTGGACCCGGCGTGACCAATTTTCATCCCGGCGATCGCGTCGCCTACTATTTCAATCTCGGCGGCTATGCCTCCGAACGGGTCATCCCGGCCGACAAGCTGGTCAAGTTGCCCGACCACATCACCTACGAGCAGGGCGCTGTCCTGATGCTCAAGGGGCTGACAGTCTGGTACCTCCTGCACAAGACCTTCAAGGTCGAGCCCGGCCATCGCGTGTTGATCCACGCGGCGGCCGGTGGCATCGGCTTGCTCGCCTGCCAATGGGCGCGCGCGATGGGGGCGCATGTGATCGGGACCGTCGGCTCCAGGGCCAAGGCCGATCTCGCGCTCGCCAATGGCTGCGACCACGTCATCCTCTACAACGAGGAAAATTTTGTCGAGCGGGTCAAGCAGATCAGCCGTAACGAACTCTGCGACGTCGTCTATGACGGCGTCGGCAAGACCACGTTTCCGGGCTCGCTGTCCTGCCTCCGGCCACGCGGCCTGTTCGTAAGCTTCGGCAACGCGTCCGGCCCGGTGCCGCCGTTCGCGCTCGCCGAACTCAACAACCACGGTTCGCTGTTTGCGACACGGCCGAAGCTCAACGACTATGTCGGCACCCGCAAGGAATTGCTGGAAGGCGCCGACACGCTGTTCGCCGCTGTCATCAACGGCAAGCTCCACGTGCCGATCAATCAGGCCTATGCGCTGAAGGATGCGGCGAAAGCGCATATCGAACTCGAGAGCCGGGCGACGACGGGGGCCGCGATTTTGCGGCCCTGA
- a CDS encoding acetylornithine transaminase — MTDATHPYDALMNITARPPTVFVKGDGAYLWDDSGKRYLDFMQGWAVNCLGHSPAIVADALAAQAKQLLTPSPAFFNGPSLKLAQALVANSCFDQVFFANSGAEANEGAIKLARKFGTLYKNGAHEIITFVGGFHGRTLATMSASGKKAFEPLFEPKVSGFPKAQLNDIESVKRLISNKTVAVMLEPIQGEAGVWPATDQFLQELRALTQERGLLLIVDEIQTGMGRTGKLFHYEHAGIEPDIMTLGKGIGGGVPLAALLATEYASCFEHGDQGGTFNGNPLMCAAGLAVLEHVVTPAFLKSTTDAGLFLESELQKLSARHGLGEVRGRGLLLALDLKLPIGASIVAQAFVEGVLLNSPQPDALRFMPALNVSKDEIAEMICCLDTILTKAGAARMVA; from the coding sequence ATGACCGACGCTACCCATCCCTATGACGCGCTGATGAACATCACCGCGCGTCCGCCGACCGTGTTCGTCAAGGGCGACGGCGCCTATCTGTGGGACGATAGCGGCAAGCGTTATCTCGACTTCATGCAGGGCTGGGCCGTCAACTGCCTCGGCCACTCGCCTGCGATCGTCGCCGACGCGCTTGCCGCGCAGGCCAAGCAACTGCTCACGCCGAGTCCGGCTTTCTTCAACGGGCCCAGCCTGAAGCTCGCCCAGGCGCTCGTCGCCAACAGCTGCTTCGACCAGGTGTTCTTTGCCAATTCCGGCGCCGAAGCCAATGAAGGCGCGATCAAGCTGGCGCGCAAATTTGGCACGCTCTACAAGAACGGCGCGCATGAAATCATCACCTTCGTCGGCGGCTTCCATGGCCGTACGCTCGCGACCATGTCGGCATCGGGCAAGAAGGCCTTCGAGCCACTGTTCGAGCCCAAGGTGTCAGGCTTTCCCAAGGCACAGCTCAACGACATCGAGTCCGTGAAGCGGCTGATCTCGAACAAGACCGTTGCGGTCATGCTGGAGCCGATCCAGGGCGAAGCCGGCGTCTGGCCGGCGACCGATCAATTCCTGCAGGAGCTGCGCGCGCTGACCCAGGAGCGCGGGCTGCTCTTGATCGTGGACGAGATCCAGACCGGCATGGGCCGGACCGGAAAACTGTTCCACTACGAGCATGCCGGCATCGAACCCGACATCATGACGCTCGGCAAAGGCATCGGCGGCGGCGTGCCGCTGGCGGCGTTGCTGGCAACCGAGTATGCGTCCTGTTTCGAGCATGGCGACCAGGGCGGCACCTTCAACGGCAACCCGCTGATGTGCGCGGCGGGCCTCGCCGTACTCGAACATGTCGTCACGCCGGCGTTCCTGAAATCGACCACCGATGCCGGGCTGTTTCTGGAAAGCGAACTGCAAAAGCTGTCGGCGCGGCATGGCCTCGGCGAGGTCCGTGGCCGGGGTCTGCTGCTGGCGCTCGATCTCAAGCTGCCGATCGGCGCATCGATCGTGGCCCAGGCATTCGTGGAAGGCGTGCTGCTGAATTCGCCGCAGCCGGATGCCTTGCGCTTCATGCCGGCGCTTAACGTGTCCAAAGACGAGATCGCAGAAATGATCTGCTGTCTCGATACGATCCTGACCAAAGCAGGTGCTGCGCGAATGGTGGCGTAA
- the rimO gene encoding 30S ribosomal protein S12 methylthiotransferase RimO encodes MQQAAAPKVSFVSLGCPKALVDSERIITRLRAEGYELARKHDGADIVIVNTCGFLDSAKQESLGAIGEAMAENGKVIVTGCMGAEPEQIEAAYPGVLSITGPQQYESVLEAVHRALPPVHNPHLDLVPPQGVRLTPRHYAYLKISEGCNNRCSFCIIPKLRGDLVSRQANDVLREAEKLVAAGVKELLVISQDTSAYGVDIKYAESPWKDRQVRARFFDLAKELGELGAWVRLQYVYPYPHVDEVIGLMTEGKVLPYLDIPFQHASPEVLKAMKRPAAQEKTLARIKKWREECPDLTLRSTFIVGFPGETDSDFAYLLDWLEEAEIDRLGCFKYEPVAGAPSNAIGNVVPDEIKQERWNALMARQQKISARRLKRKVGTRQQVIIDEVGPTVSKGRSKADAPQIDGAVYVSSRRPLKVGEIVTAKIERADQYDLHGSVAGF; translated from the coding sequence ATGCAACAGGCCGCCGCGCCCAAAGTCAGCTTTGTATCGCTGGGATGCCCCAAGGCGTTGGTGGATTCCGAGCGCATCATCACGCGGCTGCGCGCCGAAGGCTATGAGCTGGCACGCAAGCACGACGGCGCCGACATCGTCATCGTCAACACCTGCGGCTTCCTCGACAGCGCCAAACAGGAATCGCTCGGCGCCATCGGCGAGGCCATGGCCGAGAACGGCAAGGTCATCGTCACCGGCTGCATGGGCGCCGAACCCGAGCAGATCGAGGCGGCCTATCCCGGCGTGCTCTCGATCACGGGTCCGCAGCAATATGAGAGCGTGCTGGAGGCCGTGCATCGCGCGCTGCCGCCGGTCCACAACCCGCATCTCGATCTGGTGCCGCCGCAAGGCGTCAGGCTGACGCCCAGGCATTACGCTTATTTGAAGATTTCCGAGGGCTGCAACAACCGCTGCAGCTTCTGCATCATTCCAAAACTGCGCGGCGACCTAGTGTCGCGTCAGGCCAACGACGTGCTGCGCGAAGCGGAAAAACTGGTCGCCGCCGGCGTCAAGGAACTGCTCGTCATCTCGCAGGACACTTCGGCCTACGGCGTCGATATCAAATACGCCGAGAGCCCGTGGAAGGACCGCCAGGTCCGCGCCAGATTCTTCGATCTCGCCAAGGAACTCGGCGAGCTCGGCGCCTGGGTACGGCTGCAATATGTCTATCCCTACCCGCATGTCGACGAGGTCATCGGCCTGATGACCGAAGGCAAGGTTCTGCCGTATCTCGACATTCCCTTTCAGCATGCGAGCCCGGAGGTTCTCAAGGCGATGAAGCGTCCGGCCGCGCAGGAAAAGACGCTGGCGCGGATCAAGAAGTGGCGTGAGGAATGTCCTGACCTGACGCTGCGCTCGACCTTCATCGTCGGTTTTCCCGGCGAGACCGATTCCGATTTTGCGTATCTGCTGGACTGGCTCGAAGAGGCCGAGATCGATCGTCTCGGTTGCTTCAAGTATGAGCCGGTCGCAGGCGCGCCGTCGAATGCGATCGGCAATGTTGTGCCCGACGAGATCAAGCAGGAGCGCTGGAATGCGCTGATGGCCCGGCAGCAGAAAATCTCCGCGCGGCGCCTCAAACGCAAGGTCGGCACGCGGCAGCAGGTCATCATCGACGAGGTCGGTCCGACCGTCTCGAAAGGTCGCTCAAAAGCCGACGCGCCGCAGATCGACGGCGCGGTCTATGTGTCGAGCCGCCGTCCGCTCAAGGTCGGTGAAATCGTCACCGCGAAGATCGAGCGCGCCGACCAGTACGATCTCCACGGCAGCGTCGCGGGATTCTGA
- a CDS encoding ANTAR domain-containing response regulator, with translation MSAESSPKIVIVDESPIRAAILEEGLREAGFTGVVHISEMQSLLARIYALDPDVILIDLENPSRDVLEQMFQVSRAVRRPIAMFVDQSDAASIQASVDAGVSAYIVDGLKKERIKPILDLCISRFNAFSKLQDELDRTKSALEERKVIDRAKGILMKVKGLTEDEAYVLMRSTAMREKKKIGEIAQSILTASELLK, from the coding sequence ATGAGCGCTGAGTCGTCTCCGAAAATCGTCATAGTCGACGAAAGCCCGATCCGCGCGGCCATTCTGGAAGAAGGGCTGCGGGAGGCGGGCTTTACCGGCGTGGTCCATATCAGTGAAATGCAGAGCCTTTTGGCGCGGATCTATGCGCTGGACCCCGACGTCATCCTGATCGACCTCGAAAATCCCAGCCGCGACGTTCTGGAACAGATGTTCCAGGTCAGCCGCGCGGTGCGGCGGCCGATCGCGATGTTCGTCGACCAGAGCGATGCGGCCTCGATCCAGGCCTCCGTCGATGCCGGCGTCTCCGCCTATATCGTCGATGGTCTCAAGAAGGAGCGGATCAAGCCGATCCTCGACCTCTGCATCTCCCGCTTCAATGCCTTCTCGAAGCTGCAGGATGAGCTCGACCGCACCAAATCCGCGCTCGAGGAACGCAAGGTGATCGATCGCGCCAAGGGAATCCTGATGAAGGTGAAAGGCCTCACCGAGGACGAGGCCTATGTGCTGATGCGCTCCACCGCCATGCGTGAGAAAAAGAAGATCGGCGAGATCGCGCAGTCGATCCTGACCGCGTCGGAGTTGCTGAAATGA
- a CDS encoding CmpA/NrtA family ABC transporter substrate-binding protein has protein sequence MTTPLHIGFIPLVDASALIVAVDKGFAAAEGLDVTLVREVSWSNVRDKLNIGRFDAAHLLAPVAIASSLGLGHVKVPIVAPFNLGLNGNAITVSPTLHAAIMGEIDGDATDPMATALALSRVVAKRRAVGAEPLTFGMTFPFSTHNYQLRFWMAAGGVDPDEDVHLVVLPPPYMVDSLANGHVDAFCVGAPWNSVAVDLGVGHILHFVSDILVRAAEKVLAVRESWSEKNPEVLAALIRAASRAAEFIERPENRAEAARILAQPERIGVDAEVIQRTLDGRLKISPDGARRESSRYLLVGREGAARPDPAQAAWLYAQMVRWGQTAMRPEALKTAMGVFRPDLYDAALGQHGKAAGPSDAIGAFAGPAFDPADIAGHLAAFEIGHWKP, from the coding sequence ATGACCACACCGCTGCATATCGGCTTCATTCCGCTGGTCGACGCTTCGGCGCTGATTGTCGCCGTCGACAAGGGCTTTGCGGCGGCCGAGGGGCTCGACGTCACGCTGGTACGGGAAGTGTCGTGGTCCAACGTCCGCGACAAGCTCAACATCGGCCGGTTCGACGCCGCCCATCTTTTGGCGCCGGTTGCAATCGCCTCAAGCCTCGGACTTGGGCATGTCAAGGTGCCGATCGTGGCGCCGTTCAATCTCGGTCTGAACGGCAACGCGATCACGGTGTCGCCGACACTGCATGCCGCTATCATGGGCGAAATCGACGGCGATGCCACCGACCCCATGGCAACCGCATTGGCGCTGTCCCGCGTCGTCGCCAAACGGCGCGCTGTTGGTGCGGAACCACTGACATTCGGCATGACGTTCCCGTTCTCCACCCATAACTACCAGCTGCGGTTCTGGATGGCCGCAGGTGGTGTCGATCCCGACGAGGATGTTCATCTCGTGGTGTTGCCGCCGCCCTACATGGTGGACAGCCTCGCCAACGGACACGTCGACGCGTTCTGCGTCGGCGCGCCCTGGAACTCGGTCGCCGTCGATCTCGGGGTCGGTCACATCCTGCATTTCGTCTCGGATATCCTGGTGCGTGCGGCGGAGAAGGTGCTGGCGGTCCGGGAGAGCTGGTCGGAGAAGAATCCGGAGGTGCTTGCGGCGTTGATCCGGGCGGCCTCGCGTGCCGCTGAATTCATCGAGCGGCCCGAAAACCGCGCCGAGGCCGCGCGCATCCTGGCGCAGCCGGAACGGATCGGCGTCGATGCGGAAGTGATCCAGCGTACCCTCGATGGCCGCCTGAAGATTTCGCCTGACGGAGCAAGGCGCGAGAGCAGCCGCTATCTTCTGGTCGGTCGCGAGGGCGCGGCGCGGCCGGATCCGGCACAGGCTGCCTGGCTCTATGCCCAGATGGTGCGTTGGGGACAGACCGCGATGCGGCCGGAGGCGCTCAAAACGGCGATGGGGGTCTTTCGCCCAGACCTCTATGACGCCGCCCTGGGGCAACACGGGAAGGCTGCCGGCCCCTCTGACGCCATCGGCGCGTTTGCCGGGCCCGCCTTCGACCCGGCCGACATCGCCGGGCATCTGGCGGCGTTCGAAATTGGCCATTGGAAGCCCTGA
- a CDS encoding NirA family protein, which yields MKIETLTIDFTDEQKRYLEGFTTGLQISRVGRGLGGGSAGKANAEPAGPEAAHIKAQDKVIASGKKLADQEKFKREEHPFDAYPRLKQQALDDAPPSPADNFRWRYYGLFYVAPAQDSYMCRLRIPNGIMKHWQLAGMADLAEQLCGPFCHVTTRANLQVREIPFRNSVALIEGIQDLGLCSRGSGADNIRNVTGTPTAGIDPQELIDTREYAREWHYHILNDRSLTGLPRKFNVAFDGAGKIAVLEDTNDIAFSAVEVKDGFGVEPGVWFRLGLGGITGHRDFARYGDIIVKPADATKVSDAIVRAFIDLGDRTNRLKARLKYVLDAMGHDKFLNVVEERLGQPFTRVPAEAFAPRPAFDRMAHIGVHKQKQQGLNWIGVSLPLGKVTCEHMRGLARIAHDLGDGDIRLTVWQNLLISGVRDENVELAIAAIKAIGLAVEASQIRAGLIACTGNAGCKFAASNTKLHAAEIGDWCEPRVNIETPLNIHLTGCHHSCAQHYISDIGLIAAKVPVGEDDDTVEGYHLFAGGGFGPNADVGQEVYHDLKAEDAPQTVERLLKAYLAHRASSDETFLSFARRHDGETLRKLADAEVSS from the coding sequence ATGAAAATCGAGACTCTTACCATCGACTTTACCGACGAGCAGAAACGCTACCTCGAAGGCTTCACCACGGGGTTGCAGATCAGCCGGGTCGGGCGCGGCCTTGGCGGCGGCAGCGCGGGCAAGGCAAACGCCGAGCCGGCCGGACCGGAAGCCGCCCATATCAAGGCGCAGGACAAGGTCATCGCCTCCGGCAAGAAACTCGCGGATCAGGAAAAATTCAAACGCGAGGAACATCCGTTCGACGCCTATCCGCGGCTGAAGCAGCAGGCGCTGGACGATGCGCCGCCGTCGCCGGCGGACAATTTTCGCTGGCGCTATTACGGCCTGTTCTACGTGGCGCCGGCGCAGGACTCTTACATGTGCCGGTTGCGGATCCCGAACGGGATCATGAAGCACTGGCAGCTCGCCGGCATGGCCGATCTTGCCGAGCAGCTTTGCGGGCCGTTCTGCCACGTCACCACGCGGGCGAATTTGCAGGTGCGCGAAATTCCCTTCAGGAATTCGGTGGCGCTGATCGAAGGCATTCAGGATCTCGGCCTGTGCTCGCGCGGCTCGGGCGCCGACAACATCCGCAACGTCACGGGCACGCCGACGGCGGGGATCGATCCGCAGGAACTGATCGACACCCGCGAATATGCCCGCGAGTGGCACTATCACATCCTCAACGATCGCTCGTTGACGGGACTGCCGCGCAAATTCAACGTCGCGTTCGATGGCGCCGGCAAGATCGCCGTGCTGGAAGACACCAACGACATCGCGTTTTCGGCGGTCGAGGTGAAGGACGGTTTTGGCGTCGAGCCCGGCGTCTGGTTTCGCCTCGGGCTCGGCGGCATCACCGGTCACCGGGATTTTGCCAGATACGGCGACATCATCGTCAAGCCCGCGGACGCCACCAAGGTATCGGACGCGATCGTGCGCGCCTTCATCGATCTCGGCGACCGCACCAACCGTCTCAAGGCACGGCTGAAATACGTGCTCGACGCGATGGGACACGATAAATTCCTCAACGTCGTGGAAGAGCGGCTCGGCCAGCCCTTCACCCGCGTGCCGGCGGAGGCGTTTGCGCCACGTCCGGCGTTCGACCGCATGGCCCATATCGGCGTTCACAAGCAGAAGCAGCAAGGCCTGAACTGGATCGGCGTGTCGCTGCCGCTCGGCAAGGTCACCTGCGAGCACATGCGTGGGCTGGCCAGGATCGCGCACGACCTCGGCGACGGCGATATCCGCCTGACCGTCTGGCAGAACCTGCTGATATCGGGCGTGCGTGACGAAAATGTCGAACTCGCGATCGCGGCGATCAAGGCGATTGGGCTCGCCGTCGAGGCCTCGCAGATCCGCGCCGGCCTGATCGCCTGCACCGGCAATGCCGGTTGCAAGTTCGCGGCGTCAAATACCAAGCTGCACGCGGCCGAGATCGGCGACTGGTGCGAGCCGCGGGTCAATATCGAGACCCCGCTCAACATTCATCTCACCGGCTGCCACCATTCCTGCGCGCAGCACTACATCAGCGATATCGGGCTGATTGCCGCCAAAGTGCCGGTTGGCGAGGACGACGACACCGTCGAGGGCTATCACCTGTTCGCCGGCGGCGGCTTTGGTCCCAACGCCGATGTCGGGCAGGAGGTCTATCACGACCTCAAGGCCGAAGATGCGCCGCAGACGGTCGAGCGGCTGCTGAAGGCGTATCTCGCGCACCGCGCCTCATCCGATGAAACCTTCCTTTCGTTTGCGCGCCGCCATGACGGCGAGACGCTGCGCAAGCTCGCCGATGCCGAGGTGTCCTCATGA